The window GTTCCCGTCCGCGAGCTTGCGCAGACGGATGCCGCGCGAGCGCCCAAGCTGCATCGTCAGGCCCTCGATCCGGCCGTCCCGACCGCGCTCGAACCGAATTCGCCCAATCGCGAAATCGAAGCTGTCCTTGTCAGCGCCAGTTACTGCGACGGGGGCTGGCTGGCGCGTCGAGCTTATCTGCAGCTGCCCGCTCTCCGCCGAGATCGCGAACGTCTGGTCCAGTTCCTCGCTGCGATATCGTCCGGCGAATTCGCCGAGGGTATTGGCCGGAATGACCGAGGTCTCCGTGCGCCGGAAGATAACGGGCGGGCCGTAAGCAGCCTCGAGCCGCAGCGTCCCGTCCGCGCCGGGTTGCAGGCGCATTTCAGGATCAGTGAAGCGGATGCTGCCATCGGCGAAGGTGCGCGCAGGCTTTGCCGGGCTGTCGGCAATTCGCCGCTCCAGTGTCAGGCCGTTGAAGGCCAGGGTGAAACCGGGGCCCCAATCCGAAACGTAATAGCCTGCCAGCGCTCGCAAGGCGGCTTCGGGCGGCGGCGCGGTTTCAGCCGTCGCGGGCTCGCGCGAAAGGAATGCGTCGACGAGCGCTTCATGCAGCATGCTGACATCGGCCGAGCCGTTTGACAGGATAACGATGCGGGCATCGTCTGCGGGGTGGACCGCCAGCAACGTGCGGAAGCCGGCATCGGAACCGCGATGCAGGATCGTATCCCGCCCGCGCACATCCTGACGCCAGAGCCCGAACCCGTAATTCGAGATCGTCCCGTCACTCAATGTGGTCGGCTGCGCCATCGCGGCCACCATCGCTGGATCGAGCAGGCTCGGGTGCAGCAGTTCGCGGGCCCAGATCAGCAGATCCCCGGCGGTGCTGAACATGCTGGTCGCGCCATAATTGCTGTAGTTCAGGCGGCTGTTCCGGAATGGCGCGGTGGCCGTGTAAGATTGCGCCCGGCCGGGCAGGATCGCGCCCGCATCGACATAGATCAGGCTGTCGTTCATACCGAGCGGCTTGAACAGCCGCTGTTCGACGAAGCGGGCGAAGGACTGGCCGCTCACCCGCTCGACCGTCATGGCGGCCAGAAGGTAGCCTGCGTTACTGTAACGGAATGCGCTGCCCGGCGTGAAGTTGAGGCCCGACTGCGCCTTTACGAGTGCAAATAGCCGCTGCTGTTCGAGCAGATCGGACATCGAAGCGCCCGAAGCGGTGACAAGATCCCACTGGTCCCTGAGACCGCTGGTATGGTTGAGCAGCTGCGCGAGGGTGATGTCTCCATAGGCTTCCGGCAGCTCCGGAAGGTGCAGCCTGACCTTGTCGTCAAGCCGCAGCTTCCCGTCCTTGGCGAGCAGCAGGATCGCGGCGGCCGTGAACTGTTTGGAGACCGAAGCGATATGAAACTTCGTGCCCGGATCAAGCGGCCTGTCCTGTTCCAGATCGGCGGCTCCGGCGGCCCGCTGAAAGATGATCCTGTCGCCCTTGGCAACGACGATCACCAAGCCTGGTGTCTGAGGCGTGATGGCCGAAAACAGGGCGTCGGCGGACCAGGTCTGCGAAGAGCCTGTCGGGGTCTCGGCGATTGCCGGTTGCCAAGCCAGCAACGCGGCGAGGATAAGCAAGGCGTGCTTCATGACTTCAAGTCCCAATTCATGCAGCGTGGCACCGCGCAGTCCGTCCGCAAAGCCTAGCCAAACACCGCGACCGACTGCATCCCGTCGAGCACCTGCCTGCCGTCAGCGTCCCACATCCTGAGGCGCTCGGAGGAATAGCCGCTATCTGCATGCTGGCTGGCGTTCTCAGCGAGATACCAGCCGTCGCGCGACTGGCTGTCCGGATCGAGCACGTTGAACGACCAGTTGATCGAGCTGATCGGCCCCTGCCGCTGCATCGCCCGCATCGCGCCCGGCGGCATGACGTCGCCCATCAGCACCAGCTTGGCCACGGGATCGAGATCATGCGCCTCGGTCAGCCGCGCCCAGCGGCGGATGGTGGCGCCGCGATCCTCACTCTTGTTCTGCCCGTGGCGCAGCTCGAAGTTCTTGGCGACGAAGCTCGGCGCGAAGCTGTGGGTCACGCCGGGGCTGTCCTCGGGCGGGCCGGGCCAGTTTTCGGGCATGGCGGCAGGGTGGAGGGCATTGGCCTCGCGCCCCTCGGCGAACAGCCAGAATGCGCTCAGCGCGAGCTTGTCGTCCACCCGGATCTCGCTGCGCACCTGCGTGACGTTGCGGCCCTGCCGGATCATTTCGGCCGAGAGCGATATGTCCTCCCCCACCGGGGCGACAAAGGCGATTTGCCCCGCGCGCAAGGGCGGTAGGCCGGGGAAGGCGCGGGTCGCCATGACATAGGCGATCAGCGCCGAGGCCCCGCCATAGAGCGTGCGCCCCTGCAGCCAGTCGGCCGCGTGGGTGAGACGGACAGGGCCGGACTGGCCGGTGACGGGTTCAAGCAGGCTCGCAATGGTCATGCCCCCCGCTTTGCCGTGCGGCGCGCAGGTCGTCCAGACTGACGTTGCGGAAGGGCGCCTCCCGAAACACAGATTGCCAAGCCGCTACCGAATCGCTAGTGCGCCGCTTCCGTCCGGGGCATTGTCCCGGAAGGCTCGGCCCGATGGCGGAGTGGTTACGCAGAGGACTGCAAATCCTTGCACGCCGGTTCGATTCCGGCTCGGGCCTCCACCTTTTGCGATTGCGCGATGGCAGCCGCCGTGCTGGTATCGCGGGGATCGGAATGCCGCTTTAGCTCAGTCGGTAGAGCACATCATTCGTAATGATGGGGTCACGTGTTCGAGTCACGTAAGCGGCACCACCTTCCTTAAGGTGCTTTACCTAGGAAAATCATCGGCAGCCCGCATTCGTGAGCAAGGCCTCGATGTTTATGGCTTTGGCGAGCAGAAGACGCCCGAAAGCTTCGGGAAGGCCTGCAAGCGTTTCACCCACAATGAAAACTTGCTCCCGCAACCCGGCTCTTCATCGTCCTGCGCCGATGCGCCTGGTGAGATTTCAGGGATCGGTACAAACTCTAGACAGCCCTCCCGGCAGTGCAATTCCGCTCATTCAAACAGCGCTGAGCCAGTTGGAGGACATGGACGGATGGCATTTTCTCGGTGCAGTCCGTCTGCTTGCCACCCACTGGCGGTTATCCGCCGCGAACGCGCGCGATCCTGAAACCAGCCGGGCAGCTAACGCCTCAGCTTGTGCCGAAAGCAGACCTTTCGCAAACGAGCCCATTGCGGACCTGAGTTGCGGCATTTATGCCGTTGGGCGACGCTAGGTGCAAATTTTTCAAGGTCGAAAGCCCGGTAGTGAATCAGTTCGACAAAAAGCTGATGTCGCTCTGGATGGGCTGGGGCAAGCGGCTGCTGCCGTTTGCCGATGCCGCCAGTGACGATCTGCCGCTGTCTCGCCTGCTCAGGCTTTCGCTCATCCAGTTTTCGGTCGGAATATCGCTGACCCTTCTGGTCGGCACGCTCAACCGCGTGATGATCGTCGAGCTTGACGTGGCCTCGACGATTGTTGGCGTAATGCTCGCCCTGCCGCTGTTGGTCGCCCCGTTTCGTGCGCTCATCGGCTTTCGTTCCGACACGCATCGTTCGGCGCTGGGCTGGCGCCGGGTGCCCTTCATCTATCGCGGCACCATGATCCAGTTCGGCGGCTTGGCGCTGATGCCCTTTGCACTGCTGGTGCTCGGCGGTGCGCTGCAATCGGCGGCCTGGACTCCATGGATCGGCCATATCAGCGCGGCGGTGGCAATCCTGCTGGTCGGCGCGGGCGTGCATATCACGCAGACGGTCGGCCTTGCCCTTGCCACCGATCTGGCGCGCGAGGACCAGCAGGCCAATGTTGTCGGTCTGATGTATGTCAGCCTGCTGCTGGGATCGATTGTCTCCGCGCTGGCGTTCGGCGCCTTACTCACCGAATTCACCCCCGGGCGGCTGATCCAGGTGATCCAGGGTTGCGCCGTGGTCACCGTGTTCCTGAACATTGTCGCCACATGGAAGCAGGAGGCACTCAATTCGAGCCCGCCGCCAACCGATCCGGCGGCCATGGCCGGGACGTTCCGCCAAAGTTGGGACAGCTTCATCGTCCAGCGTCAGGCGCTGCGCCGCCTGATCGTGATCGGAATCGGGACGCTGGCCTTCACCATGTCGGATGTGCTGCTCGAGCCCTATGGCGGTCAGGCGCTCGGCCTCGGGGTGGGCATGACAACGCGGCTGACCGCGATTCTGGCGGGAGGCAGCCTGGTGGGCTTCACGATCGCATCGCAGATCCTCAGCCGCGGCAGCGATCCGGTCAGGCTGGCGGGGGCGGGCGCACTGTTGGGCCTGCCCGGCTTTGCGATGATCATTGTCGCAGCGCCGATCCAATCGGTCTCGCTGTTTTCGGTCGGCGTCCTGATGATCGGGTGCGGCGCCGGCCTGTTCGGCCACGGCACGCTGACCGCCACGATGCGCGATGCGCCAAAGGGGCAGGTCGGCATGGCGCTGGGGGCATGG is drawn from Erythrobacter sp. and contains these coding sequences:
- a CDS encoding serine hydrolase domain-containing protein, translating into MKHALLILAALLAWQPAIAETPTGSSQTWSADALFSAITPQTPGLVIVVAKGDRIIFQRAAGAADLEQDRPLDPGTKFHIASVSKQFTAAAILLLAKDGKLRLDDKVRLHLPELPEAYGDITLAQLLNHTSGLRDQWDLVTASGASMSDLLEQQRLFALVKAQSGLNFTPGSAFRYSNAGYLLAAMTVERVSGQSFARFVEQRLFKPLGMNDSLIYVDAGAILPGRAQSYTATAPFRNSRLNYSNYGATSMFSTAGDLLIWARELLHPSLLDPAMVAAMAQPTTLSDGTISNYGFGLWRQDVRGRDTILHRGSDAGFRTLLAVHPADDARIVILSNGSADVSMLHEALVDAFLSREPATAETAPPPEAALRALAGYYVSDWGPGFTLAFNGLTLERRIADSPAKPARTFADGSIRFTDPEMRLQPGADGTLRLEAAYGPPVIFRRTETSVIPANTLGEFAGRYRSEELDQTFAISAESGQLQISSTRQPAPVAVTGADKDSFDFAIGRIRFERGRDGRIEGLTMQLGRSRGIRLRKLADGN
- a CDS encoding thioesterase family protein, with product MTIASLLEPVTGQSGPVRLTHAADWLQGRTLYGGASALIAYVMATRAFPGLPPLRAGQIAFVAPVGEDISLSAEMIRQGRNVTQVRSEIRVDDKLALSAFWLFAEGREANALHPAAMPENWPGPPEDSPGVTHSFAPSFVAKNFELRHGQNKSEDRGATIRRWARLTEAHDLDPVAKLVLMGDVMPPGAMRAMQRQGPISSINWSFNVLDPDSQSRDGWYLAENASQHADSGYSSERLRMWDADGRQVLDGMQSVAVFG
- a CDS encoding MFS transporter, producing MNQFDKKLMSLWMGWGKRLLPFADAASDDLPLSRLLRLSLIQFSVGISLTLLVGTLNRVMIVELDVASTIVGVMLALPLLVAPFRALIGFRSDTHRSALGWRRVPFIYRGTMIQFGGLALMPFALLVLGGALQSAAWTPWIGHISAAVAILLVGAGVHITQTVGLALATDLAREDQQANVVGLMYVSLLLGSIVSALAFGALLTEFTPGRLIQVIQGCAVVTVFLNIVATWKQEALNSSPPPTDPAAMAGTFRQSWDSFIVQRQALRRLIVIGIGTLAFTMSDVLLEPYGGQALGLGVGMTTRLTAILAGGSLVGFTIASQILSRGSDPVRLAGAGALLGLPGFAMIIVAAPIQSVSLFSVGVLMIGCGAGLFGHGTLTATMRDAPKGQVGMALGAWGAVQATAAGAGAAIGGVVRDLARGLVIMEGWPPAISGYVLVYVLELVLLAAALIIMVPLLHRPQEQAGLLPRV